From a single Bacillus pumilus genomic region:
- a CDS encoding superoxide dismutase: MTKEEYRMQLKEWLSSIQGAARDDKIREKSELLRLKMNDERSNEQEWYELAESIAEDMTPQQEMRDVAAGEHQLPPLPYRYDALEPFISKEIMYLHHQKHHQTYVDGLNQAELALKKARRTNDFKMIKHWERELAFHGAGHYLHCIFWFSMNPSGKRKPTGQMLRLIEQSFDSYDAFKSQFTAAAKQVEGVGWAILVWAPRSQRLEILQAERHQFLSQWDVIPLLTLDVWEHAYYLQYLNEKAQYVDRWWNVVDWKEPEARLKQAQQVKWTPF; the protein is encoded by the coding sequence ATGACTAAGGAAGAATACCGAATGCAGCTTAAAGAATGGCTTAGCTCCATTCAAGGTGCAGCTCGAGATGACAAAATCCGCGAGAAATCAGAACTTTTACGGTTAAAAATGAATGATGAGCGTTCCAATGAACAAGAGTGGTACGAATTAGCTGAAAGTATCGCAGAGGACATGACACCACAACAAGAAATGCGAGATGTAGCAGCTGGAGAACATCAATTACCCCCTCTCCCGTACCGGTATGATGCACTAGAACCGTTTATTTCAAAAGAGATAATGTATTTGCATCACCAGAAGCATCATCAAACATATGTTGATGGTCTGAACCAAGCTGAGCTTGCATTAAAGAAAGCGCGAAGAACGAATGATTTTAAGATGATCAAGCATTGGGAACGCGAGCTTGCCTTCCATGGTGCGGGGCACTACCTCCATTGCATTTTTTGGTTTTCTATGAATCCTTCTGGAAAACGAAAGCCTACTGGTCAAATGCTTCGTCTCATTGAACAGTCATTTGACAGCTATGATGCATTCAAATCTCAATTTACTGCTGCTGCTAAACAAGTAGAAGGTGTTGGCTGGGCTATTCTCGTATGGGCGCCCAGATCGCAACGTTTAGAAATTTTGCAAGCAGAACGCCACCAGTTTTTATCTCAATGGGATGTCATTCCTCTTCTAACTCTAGACGTATGGGAACACGCCTACTATCTTCAATATTTGAATGAAAAAGCACAATATGTAGACCGTTGGTGGAATGTCGTTGACTGGAAAGAGCCAGAAGCACGGCTAAAGCAAGCACAGCAAGTGAAATGGACCCCTTTTTAA
- a CDS encoding prenyltransferase/squalene oxidase repeat-containing protein — translation MQDFKKKVNEFIDELHMQMQRRQREDGAFVFCFEGPMMTNAFLIMLLKAVGDSDQALVHQLAEAICEKQNEDGSFSLYHDQSGHLTATVQGYCGMLVSGRFQQDEPHMEKAARFIRSKGGLKDVHFMTKWMLAVNGMHPWPYFYAPLSFLLIPTYFPLHFYHLSAYARIHFVPMMIALNKRYTSHEKFPSLAHLDANMSKNPFDWFMAREERSTHHFLTYMRSYTALDSRLDFFGYEAAKRYMFDRLEKDGTLYSYLSASIFMVYALMSLGYAPGHHLILKAVKGMKKLVTDCGGRKYAENSTSTVWDTALVSYASQRAGRKQEDPVIEKSFTYLLNRQQMKKADWAIHNRHAAPGGFGFSHINTNNPDCDDTQIVLKAIPQSYAPVQWIRGFDWLLSMQNRDGGFSAFEKNQDHFLLRHLPLESAEDAAIDPSTPDITGRVLHLIGLEDSNMSPLMQKQKDQCIKWLLDHQEKDGSWFGRWGVCYIYGTWAALTGLKAAGIPSSHPAVQKACRFLKTIQLSDGSFGESCQSAEVKTYVPLPFGTVVQTAWATEALLQYVKSDDKSIVKAISFLIHHQHSSEALHYPVGIGLPKQFYITYHSYPFVFPMMACSTFLEEVRRQND, via the coding sequence ATGCAAGATTTTAAAAAGAAAGTAAATGAATTTATTGATGAATTGCACATGCAAATGCAACGCAGACAACGAGAAGATGGCGCTTTTGTTTTTTGCTTTGAAGGCCCCATGATGACAAATGCTTTTTTGATTATGCTGTTAAAAGCTGTCGGCGATTCGGACCAGGCACTCGTTCATCAATTAGCAGAAGCTATATGCGAAAAGCAAAATGAGGATGGTTCCTTTTCTTTGTATCATGATCAATCTGGGCATCTAACAGCGACTGTGCAAGGTTATTGTGGAATGCTTGTTTCAGGCAGGTTTCAACAAGATGAGCCGCATATGGAAAAAGCAGCACGATTTATTCGATCAAAAGGTGGATTAAAGGACGTTCATTTTATGACAAAGTGGATGCTCGCCGTCAACGGTATGCACCCTTGGCCCTATTTCTATGCACCACTTTCATTTTTACTCATCCCTACATACTTTCCGCTACACTTCTATCATCTTAGTGCCTATGCAAGAATTCATTTTGTGCCAATGATGATTGCACTTAACAAACGCTATACCTCTCATGAAAAGTTTCCAAGCTTAGCACATCTTGATGCAAACATGTCTAAAAATCCATTTGACTGGTTTATGGCAAGAGAAGAACGATCCACTCACCACTTTTTAACTTATATGCGATCGTATACAGCACTGGACAGCCGGCTGGACTTTTTCGGGTATGAAGCAGCGAAACGATATATGTTTGACCGCCTTGAAAAAGATGGCACGCTGTACAGCTATTTAAGTGCAAGTATTTTTATGGTCTATGCACTCATGAGTCTTGGATATGCACCAGGACATCATCTCATTTTAAAAGCAGTTAAAGGCATGAAAAAACTAGTCACTGACTGTGGAGGCAGGAAGTATGCTGAGAATTCGACATCTACCGTTTGGGATACAGCGCTTGTCAGTTATGCTTCTCAGCGAGCAGGTAGAAAACAAGAAGATCCGGTTATAGAAAAATCTTTTACGTACTTACTAAATCGGCAGCAAATGAAGAAAGCAGATTGGGCGATTCATAACCGTCATGCGGCTCCGGGAGGCTTTGGTTTTTCGCATATTAACACAAATAATCCTGACTGTGATGATACGCAAATTGTGTTAAAAGCCATTCCTCAATCATACGCACCCGTTCAGTGGATACGAGGGTTTGATTGGCTTCTTTCCATGCAAAACCGTGATGGCGGCTTCTCTGCTTTCGAAAAAAATCAAGATCACTTTTTGCTTCGTCATCTCCCGCTCGAATCTGCTGAGGATGCAGCCATTGATCCATCTACTCCCGATATTACAGGCCGTGTGCTTCATCTCATCGGTCTTGAAGACAGCAACATGTCACCACTCATGCAAAAACAAAAAGATCAATGTATCAAATGGCTCCTCGATCATCAAGAAAAAGACGGATCTTGGTTTGGCAGATGGGGCGTTTGCTATATTTATGGTACTTGGGCTGCGTTAACAGGACTAAAGGCTGCTGGCATCCCCTCATCGCATCCCGCTGTTCAAAAAGCGTGCCGATTTTTAAAAACCATTCAATTAAGTGATGGCAGCTTCGGAGAATCGTGTCAGAGTGCAGAGGTGAAAACGTACGTTCCGCTTCCTTTTGGGACAGTCGTACAAACGGCTTGGGCTACAGAGGCACTTTTGCAATATGTGAAGTCGGATGACAAATCGATTGTAAAAGCCATCTCATTTTTGATTCATCATCAGCACTCAAGTGAAGCCTTGCACTACCCAGTAGGCATTGGTCTTCCAAAGCAATTTTACATTACCTATCATAGCTACCCATTTGTTTTTCCAATGATGGCTTGTTCGACATTTTTAGAAGAGGTGAGGCGTCAAAATGACTAA
- a CDS encoding aldehyde dehydrogenase family protein, whose amino-acid sequence MSSTTLQISSKLESFLQGTKKLYINGQFVTSHDNKTFSTPNPATGETLIDVYEAGAKDIDEAVKAAKKAFHGPWRSMSAAERARFMFKLADLMEENQEELAQLETLDNGKPINETTNADVPLAIEHMRYYAGWTTKISGQTIPVSQGYFNYTRHEPVGVVGQIIPWNFPLLMAMWKMGAALATGCTIVLKPAEQTPLSALYLAELVDKAGFPEGVINIVPGFGETAGDALTDHPDVNKLAFTGSTSVGKLIMEKAAKSIKRVTLELGGKSPNIILPDADLKKAIPGALNGVMFNQGQVCCAGSRVFVHRSQYDEVVDQMAKYATSLKQGAGLHQDTQIGPLVSKEQHERVLGYIEKGKSEGATAVVGGDCPYEAGYFVSPTVFKDVEDDMTIAKEEIFGPVLSAIPYDSIDEVVERANQSDYGLAAGLWTENVKHAHDIAARLEAGTIWVNCYNVFDAASPFGGYKQSGLGREMGSYALNNYTEVKSVWINLQD is encoded by the coding sequence CAACACTTCAAATTAGTTCAAAACTCGAATCTTTTCTCCAAGGGACGAAAAAACTCTACATTAATGGTCAGTTTGTCACAAGTCACGATAATAAAACCTTTTCAACTCCTAACCCAGCCACAGGTGAAACTCTTATTGATGTATATGAAGCAGGTGCAAAAGACATTGACGAGGCCGTAAAAGCAGCCAAAAAAGCCTTTCATGGCCCTTGGCGCTCAATGTCTGCCGCCGAACGTGCCCGGTTCATGTTCAAGCTTGCCGATTTAATGGAAGAAAACCAAGAAGAGCTGGCGCAGCTTGAAACATTAGATAACGGAAAGCCAATTAATGAAACAACAAATGCTGATGTTCCTCTCGCCATTGAGCATATGCGCTATTATGCAGGCTGGACGACCAAAATAAGCGGACAAACCATTCCTGTCAGTCAAGGATATTTTAATTATACCCGCCACGAGCCTGTTGGCGTTGTTGGTCAAATCATTCCTTGGAACTTCCCGCTTCTCATGGCCATGTGGAAAATGGGTGCTGCACTTGCAACAGGCTGCACCATCGTTTTAAAGCCAGCAGAACAAACACCTCTCTCTGCACTTTATTTAGCTGAATTAGTCGATAAAGCTGGTTTCCCAGAAGGTGTGATTAACATCGTTCCTGGATTTGGTGAAACAGCCGGTGACGCATTGACCGATCATCCTGATGTGAATAAGCTTGCCTTCACGGGATCAACAAGTGTCGGGAAACTCATCATGGAGAAAGCAGCCAAATCCATTAAAAGGGTCACACTAGAACTTGGCGGAAAATCACCAAATATTATATTGCCGGATGCCGATTTAAAGAAAGCCATCCCAGGAGCTTTAAATGGGGTCATGTTTAACCAAGGCCAGGTGTGCTGTGCAGGTTCTAGGGTCTTTGTTCACCGGAGCCAATATGACGAGGTTGTCGATCAAATGGCCAAATATGCGACATCCCTCAAACAAGGAGCCGGTCTTCATCAAGATACGCAAATCGGACCACTTGTAAGTAAAGAACAGCACGAACGCGTGTTAGGCTATATTGAAAAAGGTAAATCAGAAGGAGCAACAGCCGTTGTTGGTGGCGATTGCCCTTATGAAGCTGGTTATTTTGTCTCCCCTACTGTCTTTAAAGATGTAGAAGATGACATGACCATCGCAAAAGAAGAAATTTTCGGCCCTGTGTTATCTGCGATTCCTTATGATTCCATTGATGAAGTGGTCGAAAGGGCCAACCAATCTGATTATGGTTTAGCCGCAGGACTTTGGACAGAAAATGTAAAGCATGCTCATGACATTGCTGCACGTCTTGAAGCAGGAACTATTTGGGTCAACTGCTATAATGTCTTTGATGCCGCCTCCCCGTTTGGAGGATATAAGCAATCAGGTCTTGGTAGAGAAATGGGATCATATGCCCTTAACAACTATACAGAAGTCAAAAGTGTGTGGATTAATCTCCAAGACTAA